The Acidimicrobiales bacterium genome has a segment encoding these proteins:
- a CDS encoding tyrosine-type recombinase/integrase, with product MPGATYAVMLERFLQRLANEGRSSSTLAAYRADLDDTMIDVAADLGLLPLRSRLPEDPAERDAAVLAAYDRIELGDVTPDMLDAALAEFRTRPDPRFSTHPERAPEERSPATIARRTSAIRSFFAWAYKTQRIPADPAALLSPPKRRKRVPRALEQTLAGGALSNAAEKSQWPERDALILALALACGLRLAEIAGLRMVDLEGDPPAAMVVRGKGDKERRLGVPPVVADALRAYFPSRQKRLDELGLDAQTVIISSRARDVRARDGRVVGRTVEASRESVVYVVDRVLRMIGARRPGIRVHALRHTFATLGLREGAFSLRQLQVALGHASLATTQIYTEVADEEIAAAMRLHPLADGG from the coding sequence GTGCCTGGGGCCACTTACGCCGTCATGCTCGAGCGCTTCTTGCAGCGCTTGGCGAACGAGGGGCGCTCATCGTCGACGCTGGCGGCCTACCGCGCCGACCTCGACGACACGATGATCGACGTGGCCGCCGACCTCGGGTTGCTGCCGCTGCGATCGCGCCTGCCCGAGGATCCAGCGGAGAGAGACGCGGCGGTCCTCGCCGCCTACGACCGCATCGAGCTGGGCGACGTCACCCCCGACATGCTCGACGCCGCCCTCGCCGAGTTCCGGACCCGTCCCGACCCGCGCTTCTCCACCCATCCCGAGCGCGCTCCCGAAGAGCGCTCGCCGGCCACCATCGCCCGGCGCACCTCGGCCATCCGTTCGTTCTTCGCCTGGGCGTACAAGACCCAACGCATCCCGGCGGACCCGGCCGCGCTGCTGTCGCCCCCGAAGCGGCGCAAGCGCGTGCCGCGGGCGCTCGAGCAGACCCTCGCCGGCGGCGCGCTGTCGAACGCGGCGGAGAAGAGCCAGTGGCCTGAACGCGACGCGCTGATCCTCGCCTTGGCGCTGGCGTGCGGTTTGCGTCTCGCCGAGATCGCCGGGCTGCGCATGGTCGACCTCGAAGGCGACCCCCCGGCGGCCATGGTGGTACGCGGCAAGGGCGACAAGGAACGCCGCCTCGGGGTTCCGCCGGTGGTGGCCGACGCGCTGCGCGCCTACTTCCCCAGCCGCCAGAAGCGCCTTGACGAACTCGGCCTCGACGCCCAGACCGTGATCATCTCGTCGCGTGCCCGCGACGTGCGCGCCCGCGACGGGCGCGTGGTGGGTCGCACGGTCGAAGCGTCACGAGAATCGGTCGTCTACGTGGTCGACCGCGTGCTGCGCATGATCGGCGCCCGCCGGCCCGGCATACGAGTCCACGCGCTGCGGCACACCTTCGCCACCCTCGGCTTGCGGGAGGGCGCGTTCAGCCTGCGCCAACTCCAGGTCGCCCTCGGCCACGCGTCGCTGGCGACCACGCAGATCTACACCGAGGTCGCCGACGAAGAGATCGCGGCGGCCATGCGTCTCCACCCCCTCGCCGACGGCGGCTAA
- a CDS encoding DMT family transporter, which produces MGIVLGLVAAILYGSGDFAGGRAAEGVDVRRVLLVSQATAAVGSLVALAFVHGVAVGADLGRGVAAGLLTAVGLGLLYRALAIGRASVVAPLCAATGAVVPVTWGLATGERPGAVALVGVVCAIAAGVLLARGDEGSGASADGVPIAIAAGVALGASFVCFAATTDASGLWPVAASRLAGVLVVALAISARRPERIALPADVMRIAVIAGVCDVVATVALVAGLRAELAVLVAALAALAPGFTVACAWLFARERVGREQLVGVGLALVGLALIAAR; this is translated from the coding sequence ATGGGCATCGTGTTGGGGCTCGTCGCCGCCATCCTCTACGGCAGCGGCGACTTTGCCGGCGGGCGCGCCGCCGAAGGCGTCGACGTGCGCCGCGTGCTTCTGGTGTCCCAGGCAACAGCCGCGGTCGGGTCCCTCGTCGCGTTGGCGTTCGTGCACGGCGTGGCGGTGGGCGCCGACCTCGGCCGCGGCGTGGCGGCCGGGCTGCTCACCGCCGTGGGTCTTGGTCTGCTCTACCGCGCCCTCGCCATCGGGCGCGCCAGCGTGGTGGCCCCGCTGTGCGCCGCCACCGGCGCCGTCGTGCCCGTCACGTGGGGACTGGCGACGGGGGAGCGGCCCGGGGCCGTCGCCCTCGTGGGCGTGGTGTGTGCCATCGCGGCCGGCGTGCTGCTGGCGCGGGGTGACGAGGGGAGTGGTGCATCGGCCGACGGTGTACCGATCGCCATCGCGGCGGGCGTCGCCCTCGGCGCGTCGTTCGTGTGCTTCGCCGCGACGACCGACGCGTCGGGACTGTGGCCGGTGGCGGCGTCGCGCCTTGCCGGGGTGCTCGTGGTGGCGCTGGCGATCTCGGCGCGCCGGCCCGAACGCATCGCTTTGCCCGCCGACGTCATGCGGATCGCGGTCATCGCCGGCGTGTGCGATGTCGTGGCCACCGTGGCTCTCGTCGCCGGCCTGCGCGCCGAGCTGGCCGTCCTCGTCGCCGCCCTTGCCGCGCTGGCGCCGGGCTTCACCGTGGCGTGCGCCTGGCTCTTCGCCCGCGAGCGCGTCGGGCGCGAGCAACTCGTCGGTGTCGGCTTGGCGCTGGTGGGTCTCGCGTTGATCGCGGCGCGCTAG
- a CDS encoding Gfo/Idh/MocA family oxidoreductase codes for MPVALPIPPDRPIRLGVVGLGQIAELMLPPYLAHAEVEIVAACDASAERLARWAPLLPAAALTEDLDTLLARDDLDVVDVLVPTPKHGDIGRRVLAAGHHLQIQKPITRSLEDCDALLEVADRAGALVRVLEDYVFFPPLVRLREVVRSGELGEPVGLHMKVVNTGRGGWDVLPSAYEWQLEQTKDGRGMLVFDHAWHQLAVAQWLFGNIRSIVGWVGQTEVAPGFFLDAPATLAWEHATGLRGVLDVTLAIDTYWRSEFYSCDERVEVTCARGSARCNRISAAGRQEPSVEVYRDGEVRSFHTLDDNGDAGFKASTQHFVDVFRGRSDDVVMDGPTARHVLRALLAALDSSADGVHLVNVPTKE; via the coding sequence GTGCCCGTCGCCCTGCCGATCCCGCCCGACCGCCCCATCCGCCTGGGCGTGGTCGGCCTCGGCCAGATCGCCGAGCTCATGCTGCCGCCGTACCTGGCGCACGCCGAGGTGGAGATCGTCGCGGCGTGCGACGCGTCGGCCGAGCGCCTGGCGCGCTGGGCGCCGCTGCTGCCCGCTGCCGCCCTCACCGAGGATCTCGACACGTTGCTGGCTCGCGACGATCTCGACGTCGTCGACGTGCTCGTCCCGACGCCGAAGCACGGCGACATCGGCCGGCGCGTGCTGGCGGCCGGTCATCACCTGCAGATCCAAAAACCGATCACGCGCTCGCTGGAGGACTGCGACGCATTGCTCGAGGTGGCGGACCGCGCCGGGGCGCTGGTGCGTGTGCTGGAGGACTACGTGTTCTTCCCGCCGCTGGTACGCCTGCGCGAGGTCGTGCGCTCGGGCGAGCTGGGGGAGCCGGTCGGGCTGCACATGAAGGTGGTCAACACCGGCCGTGGGGGATGGGACGTGCTCCCCTCGGCCTACGAGTGGCAGCTCGAACAGACCAAGGACGGCCGGGGCATGCTCGTGTTCGACCACGCCTGGCACCAGCTGGCGGTCGCCCAGTGGCTTTTCGGGAACATACGTTCGATCGTCGGCTGGGTCGGCCAGACCGAAGTCGCACCCGGGTTTTTCCTCGACGCGCCGGCGACGCTGGCGTGGGAGCACGCGACAGGCCTGCGCGGCGTCCTCGACGTCACGCTGGCCATCGACACGTACTGGCGCAGCGAGTTCTACAGCTGCGACGAGCGGGTCGAGGTGACCTGCGCCCGGGGCTCGGCCCGCTGCAACCGGATCTCGGCGGCGGGGCGCCAGGAGCCGTCTGTGGAGGTCTACAGGGACGGCGAGGTGCGGTCGTTCCACACACTCGACGACAACGGCGACGCCGGGTTCAAAGCGTCGACCCAGCACTTCGTCGACGTGTTCCGGGGCCGCAGCGACGACGTCGTGATGGACGGGCCCACGGCCCGCCACGTGCTGAGGGCCCTGCTGGCGGCGCTCGATTCCAGTGCTGACGGCGTGCACTTGGTGAACGTACCTACAAAAGAGTGA
- a CDS encoding HAD-IA family hydrolase, which produces MSRVQAVVFDLDGTLLDSDRALVNAFVRCGVPAESVTFGHLITDECARLGLAVEEYLAAYDPSEVVPFAGVDALLGALDRWAVASHKDRTTARAELTALGWAPEVALFAQDFGGPKSLELVLSGLGLGSGDVLFVGDTAHDRRAALLAGVRYVVAGWNARAERVAGDLVAARPGDILDLL; this is translated from the coding sequence GTGAGTCGCGTCCAAGCGGTCGTTTTCGACCTCGACGGCACCCTGCTCGACTCCGACCGCGCCCTGGTCAACGCCTTCGTGCGCTGCGGCGTCCCCGCCGAGTCGGTCACCTTCGGCCATCTCATCACCGACGAGTGCGCTCGGCTCGGCCTCGCCGTCGAGGAGTACCTCGCTGCCTACGACCCGAGCGAGGTCGTGCCCTTCGCCGGCGTTGACGCACTGCTGGGCGCGCTCGACCGCTGGGCGGTGGCGTCGCACAAGGACCGCACCACGGCGCGGGCCGAACTCACGGCGCTCGGCTGGGCGCCGGAGGTGGCGCTGTTCGCGCAGGACTTCGGCGGACCGAAGAGCCTCGAGTTAGTTCTGTCCGGCCTCGGGCTCGGGAGCGGCGACGTGCTCTTCGTCGGCGACACCGCCCACGATCGGCGCGCGGCTCTGCTCGCTGGTGTCCGCTACGTCGTTGCCGGGTGGAACGCTCGCGCTGAGCGCGTCGCCGGCGACCTCGTCGCCGCGCGTCCCGGCGACATCCTCGACCTGCTCTGA
- a CDS encoding crotonase/enoyl-CoA hydratase family protein, translating into MVKFDKKGPIGIITIDRPEAKNAVNGDVANGIEAAIDELEGDDELWVGIIASSGDVFCAGADLKAINSGQAGALQTKRGGFAGFVQRERTKPVIAAVDGPALAGGCEIVLASDLVVASEISRFGIPEVKRSLVAAAGGLFRLPRAIPRNIAMEAALTGDPISAERAHHFGLVNELVPAGQALAAAIALAERICANAPLAVRATREVVLKAYSETDEVLWGMSGAAMGKVVATEDFMEGPRAFIEKRAPVWKGK; encoded by the coding sequence ATGGTCAAGTTCGACAAGAAGGGCCCGATCGGCATCATCACGATCGACCGGCCGGAGGCGAAGAACGCGGTCAACGGCGACGTTGCCAACGGCATCGAAGCGGCGATCGACGAACTCGAGGGCGACGACGAGCTCTGGGTCGGCATCATCGCCAGTTCGGGCGACGTGTTCTGCGCCGGCGCCGACCTCAAGGCGATCAACTCGGGTCAGGCGGGCGCCTTGCAGACCAAGCGCGGCGGCTTCGCCGGCTTCGTGCAGCGCGAGCGCACCAAGCCCGTGATCGCGGCGGTCGACGGACCCGCCCTCGCCGGAGGCTGCGAGATCGTGCTGGCGTCGGATCTCGTCGTCGCGTCGGAGATCTCGCGTTTCGGCATTCCCGAAGTGAAGCGGTCGCTGGTCGCGGCGGCCGGCGGTCTGTTCCGTCTCCCCCGGGCGATCCCGCGCAACATCGCCATGGAAGCGGCGCTCACCGGTGATCCGATCTCGGCGGAGCGGGCGCACCACTTCGGCCTCGTCAACGAACTCGTGCCGGCGGGCCAGGCGCTCGCGGCCGCCATCGCGCTCGCCGAGCGCATCTGCGCCAACGCTCCCCTCGCCGTGCGCGCCACCCGTGAGGTCGTATTGAAGGCCTATTCCGAGACGGACGAGGTGCTGTGGGGCATGAGCGGCGCGGCGATGGGCAAGGTCGTGGCCACCGAAGACTTCATGGAAGGCCCCCGCGCCTTCATCGA